The stretch of DNA CAGGCCCGCTCTTCCGGCAGGAACCCGGAAACCCTGGCGTTTTCTTTGGGGCGCGCCAGGTCTATTTCTTTATGCGCCGTATTCACGTCACCGCAGATGACCAGCTTTTTTCCGGACGCTTTCAGGGTGTCGGCGCAGGCCAGGAACTTGTCATAAAATGTCATCTTGTAGCCAAGGCGTTCCGGCCCCTGCTTGCCGTTGGGAAAATAGACGTTAAACAGGGTGAAGGCCGGATATTCCGCTATGATCACGCGCCCCTCCATATCCACCCCCCCGTTAAAGTCGTACTTCACACTAAGCGGTTCTTCCCTGGAATAAAGCGCCACGCCGCTGTAGCCCTTCCGCTCCGGGTAGGCCCAGTAGGCGTGGTAGCCCGGCGGTTCGGTAAGGTCGGCGTCCAGCTGGTCCGGCCGGGCTTTGGTCTCCTGGAGGCAGAGCATGTCCGGTGATTCTTTCCCGAGGAACTCACCGAATATCCCCTTGTTTTTCACCGCCCTTATGCCGTTGACG from Dehalococcoidales bacterium encodes:
- a CDS encoding exodeoxyribonuclease III — its product is MIPELKLLSWNVNGIRAVKNKGIFGEFLGKESPDMLCLQETKARPDQLDADLTEPPGYHAYWAYPERKGYSGVALYSREEPLSVKYDFNGGVDMEGRVIIAEYPAFTLFNVYFPNGKQGPERLGYKMTFYDKFLACADTLKASGKKLVICGDVNTAHKEIDLARPKENARVSGFLPEERAWIDTFVSHGYVDTFRQFHKEPQQYTWWDMKSGARARNVGWRIDYFFVSENLLPSLTNAFILPGVMGSDHCPIGITLKQD